A single window of Acinetobacter wuhouensis DNA harbors:
- a CDS encoding ankyrin repeat domain-containing protein has translation MYKSWIITLCAVAVSACGHATSGASMQTETLHQAAETNNVAKISQLLSEKAPIDARDLSGATALLVATHENNVDVAKALIEAGADVNAKDLIQDSPYLYAGARGHLEILKMTLQHGADLKSTNRYGGTALIPAAERGHVETVRTLIQAGVDVNHINNLGWTALMEAVVLGDGSQKYLDIINLLIQAGADVNIPDREGVTALQHAQARHYSAIEKALLNAGAK, from the coding sequence ATGTATAAATCATGGATAATCACGCTATGTGCTGTTGCAGTGAGCGCATGTGGTCATGCAACTTCAGGAGCTTCAATGCAAACAGAAACTTTACATCAAGCAGCAGAAACGAATAATGTTGCAAAAATTTCACAATTATTGTCAGAAAAAGCACCGATTGACGCACGTGATTTATCAGGCGCAACCGCATTATTGGTTGCTACACATGAAAATAATGTTGATGTGGCAAAAGCATTGATTGAAGCAGGAGCAGATGTGAATGCTAAAGATCTTATTCAGGATAGTCCTTATCTCTATGCAGGCGCGCGAGGTCATTTGGAAATTTTAAAAATGACCTTGCAACATGGCGCAGACTTGAAAAGTACCAATCGTTATGGCGGTACGGCACTGATTCCGGCAGCTGAACGTGGGCATGTGGAAACGGTACGCACTTTAATTCAGGCGGGCGTGGATGTGAACCATATCAATAATCTTGGTTGGACTGCCTTAATGGAAGCGGTGGTTTTGGGGGACGGTAGCCAAAAGTATTTAGATATTATCAATCTGCTAATTCAAGCAGGGGCAGATGTGAATATTCCTGATCGTGAGGGAGTGACTGCATTACAACATGCGCAAGCACGTCATTATTCTGCTATTGAAAAAGCATTGTTGAATGCAGGTGCAAAATAG
- a CDS encoding nucleoside deaminase yields the protein MKNIENFLKQAIELAYQNCEVGGRPFGAVLVKDDNVIATGVNQIITTNDPTAHAELLAVRAASQQLGTANLAGCSVFASGQPCPMCMAAMRMAGVEAVYYAHSNEDGEAFGLSTAGIYADLAKPFAEQSMNIQYIPVRIEHKPDLYAFWKASTQ from the coding sequence GTGAAAAATATAGAAAATTTTCTTAAGCAAGCGATTGAATTGGCTTATCAAAACTGTGAAGTCGGTGGACGTCCATTTGGGGCAGTCTTGGTCAAAGATGACAATGTGATTGCAACAGGTGTCAATCAGATTATAACTACAAATGATCCTACAGCACATGCTGAACTTTTGGCTGTCCGTGCAGCAAGTCAGCAGTTGGGTACTGCCAATTTAGCAGGTTGTTCGGTTTTCGCCAGTGGTCAGCCATGTCCAATGTGTATGGCTGCGATGCGTATGGCAGGCGTGGAAGCAGTTTACTATGCACATTCCAATGAAGATGGAGAAGCATTTGGTTTGTCTACTGCGGGGATTTATGCAGATCTTGCCAAGCCTTTTGCTGAACAAAGTATGAATATTCAATATATTCCTGTACGGATTGAGCATAAGCCAGATTTATATGCATTTTGGAAAGCATCTACGCAATGA